One Populus nigra chromosome 16, ddPopNigr1.1, whole genome shotgun sequence genomic window, TCAGTTACCAAACAAGCGTTTTCGTTGTGTTTTTAGATGCGACGTCATGTTCTCTTCCACTAGGCACGGCGTGTGCTGTCGTCATTGTGGTGATTTTTCGCCTAGtgtcctttctctctttttttttattttctctctcctcacaaaaaaaaattaagtccttatatttttttatttctatttttttttacccttttacataatggttgttttttcaattcattcccttcaattctaatttggcatatttttttttttttccaatttggttctaatttgtttgaattttttattttttttcttggtttttttgtgaaagtattgtttattttcaaattaatcctcaattctaatgtttttttaatataatgtttttcaatttgattattcttcttttaatttctatttttttcattgatttttttgtcaaggttttggtgattttgaattaaatcaCTCAATCCAAGtttgttatgttttgttttctctaaGTTGATCCTtgtacttttgattttttaaaaaaacttttattaatttgtttttgttttcagtttAACCCTCTAATTAAAGAATTATGTTTGCcctctaatttcttttttgttttgattttcattttcattcttttatttgctattttttattttaaattctttcgtgtaattatttttttctctgattttatcattcggcatttaatttgttgagaattgaacttctttgtttttccttacATGGTGTTTTTATTCTAATGACCCGTGTCACGGGCTTTAAAAGTTATCTATCTTATACCTTTTCAAACTCAACCCAAGGATCAACCCGGAGCAAGTCTCAAGTCACGAGTCAGGCGGATTAACTCACgacaacctaattttttaaaaatttataactgTAAGAATgacattgtttcttttttaaaaggaaaagggcCAGTGGTTTTTTACTAGGTTTTTCTAGGGTTAATTGGTTGTTCGAGATTATAACTCAAGTtattagatttttgttttttaaaatgcccTTTGCAGCACCTAGACATTTTAAGAAAAGCGTGGATTCACAATGTAGTTTCCACTAAAAAGAGAAGCGCactttctttcaaaataaatacgtaaggaaaaaataaatgtgatagttggaaaataaatatatttcttagttaattttatgtttttttattttatattaatagttttttttctttatttaaagtgaatagtttttatagtttatttttacaatttagtATTGCTACGTTGTAGTAATCTTTTGACAAGTAGAGAtttgaatgattaaaaaaatattttaattatttttctatatttatagtGTTCTTGATCTTTTAAGATTTGTAACAAGCTCTTCATCTTTCactcttattttttgttaattttcttatttagaaTGATgctgttatttttctataaatatttgaataaaaaaaccaactacaaatctaatataaaatacaatcatttaaaaaaaaggctatTAGTCTCATTCAAGTTTTCATGATTAGATATCGACAAAGcaaatttaaatgttaaatgTAAATTTGATCCGTGCATAAAGTTATCATCTTATTAGCATGTTTTGTCCTTGAAAGAAGGCTTGGATACCCTTTTATGGCTTCTGGTGATTGTTTCTTATTATAGTTGAAAGAGATTGATGCTTTTGACAGTTTCAGAGAGTTGAGATTTTTCATTAATAGGCTTGTGGTgagctataaattttttttccctgacaAAACTAATGTTTCAATTCCTTTCACTTAAAAACATATGATAAGCACCTCCAcaacatccaaaaaaaaaaaacaacaaaaaaaaactaatctattaacccaaaaaaaaataaaaaacaccgaATTAAATTGAGTAAGAATTTTCTTTCTCagcctatatttgtttttttaaacaacaTTGAGATTCAAAATAATCATCATCAAACTTTTCTTATCAAATGAAactcattaatatcaagtttaattttttttgttgatgaaaTGGGTGTTAATCATGATTTCCTCTCTTCAACTGGAAGCCAACAACCTCCTCTCTTCTCtatctaaattaaaattaaaaataataaagttttcatagcaaaaatgaaattcaaaaaatctaCAAAGACCAAAAATGTATCATTGAAAAAGTACTAAcatcaaagttaatttttaaaacaaactataaaacTACCACTCattttctctatctttttcACCTTGATGCTTTGAATTTGTCCTCTTCTAGTAATCTTACATAAATTGACCTTTAATTTAGtacacaaaaatcaaaattaaaaaagaaaaaacattgttgggatgaaaaaaaaacattctaaacAATAAGTCTAGATCCGCAATGTAATTTACATTGTGAATCCCCGtgcttttgttaatattattgattttagaTCCTAACTAACtaacatgtttttgttaatattcatctgtttgtttttctgttttaaaagcgtttttaaaaaaaaattaaattttttttattttaaattaatattttttttgatatttttagatgtgcgctaatattaaaaataatttttaaaaaataaaaaaatatattattttaatatatttctaaataaaaaactttttaaaaaacaaacacaacctgCGTATAATTTCCACAGCTACCACAGCTACATGTGTTGTTCAAGTATATAAGCTACATATAATTTCATGGGCTagcttttaaattgttttaagccATTGTTGTGTGAGAATCATGCCTCATCTATACCTGAGCCGTAGCTGAAAGAAGTACTATAAATGGTGTTTGAACTTCAAAACATGAGCCTAAAACTTGGAAGGATAGGATAGAAGAtgttagtaataattattttttaaaatattttttatttaaaaaaatattataataatatttttttaaaataaattattttatacgtgtacatattaaaacgatttaaaaaaattaaaaaaaataatttaacaaataatcaaGTTGAAACTTATTCCCAAACACCCCAAGTGACAGACCAACTTTCCAAAACCAACTTTTCTcccttaaaaaatcattaaatcattaaaaaatcaaaaggatttataaaataccataacagtcatataaaattatatttttcatccttaaatatccaaataaattaaaaggaacaATTAAATATCAGTTGAAAAAAACGAACAAATAGATTTTAAGAAAAACCAGGAAAACAAATCCAACCTAAAAAGCACTTCAAGGAGGCGCAAGCCTTGAGGCCTTGCGCTTCATTGAAATCCAACGCATGAGGCTAATAAAGGCGCGCCTCTTGACAACACTGAATAACGAGTGAACTGTGACGAGTCCAATGGATAGATAATACAGATGCATTATCAACTTTGTTGAACAAAAATTGTTTATAACGTTGCAAATAACGACTGAACCGACTGGGTGCTGTTCACCTTATTAAgatgtgtaaaaaaaattgttcgcTCACCTACAAAGAAAATCTTAAACGAAAATAAGAGGGAAAGAAAGGACAAAACTGAAGTTTCAGCGGAAACATCTCCTTGTTCTCTCATCCTACAACTTAAAACTCATCGGAGCCCagtcgggtttttttttatcataatttaccTGAGGTAAATAAATTGCAATCACCTACGACCACCGGTCTTCTTAACAGGAAGGACATCCTCGTCATCTGACTCGATATCTCCATGCACCCACAGCCCACGCCTATCAGCCCGTGCTTCATCCTGGAATTTTTCCAAATTTTCTAGCGCCACCTTCCTTTCCATCGAGTCCCACTTCCTCATCTTTTCTATCCTGGCAAGCCCTTCCTGAAATatccatgaaattaaattaGCCTACAGAAAATGTACTAAATGCTTGCCAAGTTTCCTGAAATATCCAAGATTAACACATGGTGTCGTTTACTAAACCTTCACCTGCTATTAACAACAGAGATCTTACCCAATGACAAGGTGATTAGTTTTCCTGAAGTTTATGGGAGCCAGTGTTCACAAGACGTGAAAAAAAGCTTTTTCACAAGGTTTAACATTCATCCAATCATCCTTgaagaacatgaaaaacattACTCATACCTGAACTAGGGCAGCATTTAAGCTGATCTCTGAATCAACAGCGACCAGAGTTACAACAACAACTGGCCCTGTTCCCTGGCCTTTAACTTTCCCTCCAGAAGCATCCCTTTCTTCCACCTTTGCCCTTAACTCTTTTGAACTGTTTAATGTGTTATCACTAAAATACTGAGCTGCTTCTGGACCACAATCATCCTCCAAGCTTGGAACTTTAATGTAAGCTAAGCTGCACAGCTGAGCAAGACCAGGTGCCGCTGACACTGATGGATCAAGAGGCCGTATGTGACTGTATGGAACCTCCTCCTGATTGCCATAATCAATGTAGAACACCTCAAACTTGTCCCTGGGAGACTCAACGCCTCCGCGAGGTGCATTCACAATCTTCACAAGTCAAACAGGAAATTTGAGATCGATCTCGATGAGCATTTATAGGAATGACATAGATCCAATGATCTTAACAACAAAGATAAATAAAGAAACTATGATTCTATTAAGCCAAGTGATGAAAGCATAACATCTACAGAACAGGAGATGGGGACATTCAATCAATGAAAACAAACTGTGAAAGTTAAACTACAGTTAAAATTTAAGCTTTGATTGGATAAAAAGTGGATGAAGATTGAAACTAAGTAGGAGGCTAATTCTCACCATTGCTCGGTTCCATGAATTATCTGCGCTAAACTGAGCAAGCACAATGTCACCCTTCTTGGGATTAAAAGCACCAATTACAGGAGCCTCTTGGAGATTGAGGGAGGCAAGCTGTTGCTGAATAGAGGCTATTTTCTTATCCTCAACTATCTGGACATAGAACCTACCACCATCCAAGACTTCGGTAACCACTACCTGAAAATAGATATTAAAATGGAAAAATCAGAGATTGTGGTCCAACATATGAAAGCTATGTCATTCAATAATATCTCCACTACCTTGAGCACTTCTTTCTGTTTGCTTTCAACAACAGGACCACTACTGATTTCCTCTCCTTCAACATAATTCTCCCAAATCTGCAagaattttcagattttttactTGGTGATACGATAATCAAGAAAAGAACAGAAGATGCAGTGCATACTTAATGCATTTTTCAAAGAAATCTTTTGAAGATTAATAAGACATGATAATACTTCTTACCTTCAGTTTCTGCCTCTTGGCGGATTGCTCAGCCTGTTCAAGAAGATGTGCATCAGGAATCCTATCAGTGCCAAAGGAAGTTTGAAACCTTGCAAGGCCAGCTTCAAGAAGTGTCACTGCCATGTTAGTCCTTGACTCCCACAAGGATCCCAAGAAAGTTCCGGTTCTATCAACAGTTTCCACTTCAATCTGTGTGAAGGTACATTCATCAGAACAAGGAAACAAATCAAGTGGCAAAGCAACCAGATTGAGAAAGGTAAAAATTATACTTCAACATCTCTCTGCATTATCTTTCGTCTCATAAGAGCTATTGCTTCTTCTGAGTAGGGTTCATCACGACCAGGACATCTAACACCAGAGAATGAGAAGGCAATGCTACATGTTTCCTTGGGAATCAACAGTTTAAAACGATGACCACTAAGGACGTATTCAACAACAGCAGATATCCTCCTACTTCTGTGCAGGAATGGCAAGAAGTCTTTTGCTTTCTTGGATGATGACTGTAATAAACACAAAGAGTTTATATGTTAAGACCATGCAGTAAAAAAAGAGATTGCCTTTAGCACAATTATTATAGTTCTAACCGTGGTGAGGTCTGTAATATGCATGACTGGAGGGTCCTTTGCAGAATGAATCCCTTTCTTTCCAGCAATAGCTCTTGATTCAGCAGCAAGAAGGGcatcataaaagtttgatcTTTCCTCAAAATCTCTATGCCGAATCACAGTGCCAAAGCCACGAGAAACCACTAGCTCAGCAACATTAATCCCAGGTTGCTGGCCAGCAGCAGTTGATGGAGCTGTCGAGGCTTCATCACCTTTAGTGGGAGACAGCAGAAAGATTGATCCAAAATCCATAACTCTTGCATCTCCAGGAACAGGGGCAGCTGTGGGTCCATCTGTCATCTTCCTAGAATATTCCATTCTCACATTCacctgaaaaacaaataatcattaTATGTGATGGTTTTTTCAAACATCAGAATGAAGAAGTTGCCACAGCTTCCATACTTGTCGTCCAATAAGGCGTGTCCTCAAAAACTCCTTAGCTTCCCGGGCATAAGGAGCAGGTTTTTCATCTCTACGAGGATTGCCCATTTTTGGACACCTAATGCTTGAAAGATTGACTCGTCTCTCTGCCAATGGACTGCCATAAGGCACAGAATCATCCGCCACAATGACACAATCACCACTTACAACCTCCACTacctaaagaaaaaacaaaagtaactgAGAAGAAATCTCTACTAAATTAGAGATGAATTAGCATGAGCAAGGAATGGACCAACTGCTACCTTTCCAGTAAAATTCTGATCATGGATTGCTTTTGAATTTGTAGCAGGGGGTACATAATTAGTCCAGAACCTCAATCGACTTTTTTTGGCTTGCAGTTCTGCAGTCTTCAGCTGCCGTTTAGCATCTTCTTCCATCATGTTTGCACTCCATTCAACAAATTTTGCCAAACCCTAAATTAGGAGAGATAGAGAGATTCAGAATACCCATATATCTGAAGGATACTGACAAATACTATTAGAAGCAGTAAAGCATCCAAACATGAACAGTTATTCTTAAAACTGAGTATTGGAAACTGCATCAAAGCCAAGAAGGTTGTCTCAAACCAGATACCAGCATGCAAAGGGGGAAATGTGGCTCAAAAGAAAGCAGGAGTGGGGGCAAAGGACCATAATTTTACGATTAATAAGCAAACCACATAAAAATTAGAACCATTTCCACAAAATCCACTTTAATTTTCATGTGCAGTATATAATCAATCAAGCCTTCAAAGAA contains:
- the LOC133675296 gene encoding ribonuclease TUDOR 1 encodes the protein MATSTAGATGWYRGKVKAVPSGDSLVIMAMTSSKPGPPPEKTITLSSLIAPRLARRGGVDEPFAWNSREYLRKLCIGKEVTFKVDYAVPSIGREFGSVFLGEKNVALLVVSEGWAKVREQGQQKGEASPFLAELLRLEEQAKQQGLGRWSKAPGASEASIRNLPPSAIGDSSNFDAMGLLAANKGTPMECIVEQVRDGSTIRVYLLPDFQFVQVFVAGIQAPSMGKRAAIETVGETVTTSNGTNGDTSETRAPLTSAQRLAASAAPPEVAPDPFGMEAKYFTELRTLNRDVRIVLEGVDKFSNLIGSVYYPDGESAKDLALELVENGLAKFVEWSANMMEEDAKRQLKTAELQAKKSRLRFWTNYVPPATNSKAIHDQNFTGKVVEVVSGDCVIVADDSVPYGSPLAERRVNLSSIRCPKMGNPRRDEKPAPYAREAKEFLRTRLIGRQVNVRMEYSRKMTDGPTAAPVPGDARVMDFGSIFLLSPTKGDEASTAPSTAAGQQPGINVAELVVSRGFGTVIRHRDFEERSNFYDALLAAESRAIAGKKGIHSAKDPPVMHITDLTTSSSKKAKDFLPFLHRSRRISAVVEYVLSGHRFKLLIPKETCSIAFSFSGVRCPGRDEPYSEEAIALMRRKIMQRDVEIEVETVDRTGTFLGSLWESRTNMAVTLLEAGLARFQTSFGTDRIPDAHLLEQAEQSAKRQKLKIWENYVEGEEISSGPVVESKQKEVLKVVVTEVLDGGRFYVQIVEDKKIASIQQQLASLNLQEAPVIGAFNPKKGDIVLAQFSADNSWNRAMIVNAPRGGVESPRDKFEVFYIDYGNQEEVPYSHIRPLDPSVSAAPGLAQLCSLAYIKVPSLEDDCGPEAAQYFSDNTLNSSKELRAKVEERDASGGKVKGQGTGPVVVVTLVAVDSEISLNAALVQEGLARIEKMRKWDSMERKVALENLEKFQDEARADRRGLWVHGDIESDDEDVLPVKKTGGRR